The segment GTCCTGATAATCCACTCCTTCCTTCGATCTCGAACTAATAACTCCAACTTTTCCATCGTATCTTGTCAACTTTAGAGAATCGTCGCTCGCTAGATTCTCAGGAACCGGAAAAAATGACCAAGAATTGGTTTTGAAACAAAACCGGAATACATTGTTGCTGGTCGTTAACCAATGTAAGAACCCGTAAGAAGCAACCGGATTAGCTGCTCTTGGAACCAGTAAGTCTTCTTTAGGTAGCTCCACGTTGTTTAATCTCTTCCATGCAAACGAATCCGAATCGAAAACTTCACAGACGAGAGTGAAACTGAAGTTGTACCTCCTATTCTCGTTGCCAGGTAACTGTGAGAGCCTGAGGATCTTGTACCGGAAAGGATCAGATCCAATCACCATTAAACCGAGTGCAATAGTGAAATACCGGGTTTTTGGTTTAGGTAGAATCATGTACTGTTTAGTGGTTGGTTTGCAGACGATGTACTCCGGTTGTCTTCCTTTAACCGGCAGATCATTAACAAAAAGCAAAACCCCATGACTTGCGTCGCAAGCTTTAATACTTACTCTTCCTGGTGGTAGAAAATCCAGCGAGATTTCATCAGACCCACGAGGAACGTTGCCTAAATCTTTGACAAAAGCGGAATGAACCCTAAGTCTCTCGCTGAATTCGAGGAAGTAACCGGAAACGGAATTGGTTCTTTGGAGATTGAGTTTGAGAAAGGAAGAATCGTAGGTTCTCTTGTTACATTCTTTGTTTAAGAGTCTACACTTTCCCACCAACGAAGCAGGAGAATGAGAAAGAATCTCGATGATCATGTCTGGGTTCATATCGAAAGAAGTCATGGTGATGGAAGTCGAGAAGAATGTATAATCTGATTGATGAGTGTGAAAGATGATTGTTTCTTTTTCGTTGGGTGTGTGTATATGCGATAAGAAATAAGTctatccatatatatattggattttTTGGACCATATTTCCTTTTTAGCTTTGATAAATCCTATTTCCTTTTAGTTTTCAACAATAAATAAGTAATGATTTTGTTAATAATACCAAGAATTTCCATTCATTTTTCTTACTTGTGTGCAATATTTCCTTAATATtttatctcctatatattaattgaaaaacattACAAATTTTCCTTTTATAGCTACATGTCATTACTATGATAATTCTTATAATCATTAGAAGAATgagttggtccatctaattatatataataagcttttgattaaattaaccataaattcattattaaggttttttattatttttttaaataaaagttacggaattgcctaatgtggctaaagtatatatgacaattagtgattttgaataataatatttgataaaaattagtgtatcttctatcatatttgtttaattttaaattattaaaataaattaaacaactacattaaccatataataaaatttagatttttctgtatatgttatattttgaatttttaaaaacaactataaattattaaaactaataaaagtctcacattcaaattttattatccatggtttaaattttttgctatgaatacaaataattacaaatcatataagtaaaacgtctaatttaattaattattaagattaaaagatatatatatatatatatattgttataaattaaattatataccatataaaataaataaatatttaattttgaaatttactttgaacaatttttttttttgataaaagctttgaacaaacattgacaacttaattttaaaaaactataaattactaaaattattaatcccataatgaatattttgttatgagtaatttaattttttttctataaaagatacaaatgatcaaagaaatcatataagtagaaaacattatttaatagatattaattttaaaaatatactatgtatgttaatatcatttaaatttagttatatcctatcaaatagaaaaatatattgcttggattaataaaattgatttatatatttacaccaatttaattatatactccCTTTGTTCCTTAAAGATCcattttttagaagaaaaaaattgtttcaaaaagatacattttttatattttcaatacattaattaatgaaaaattgtacttttcaaaaaatacaattgtgtttaataaaatttcattggttaaaatttattgagaatagttaattaagaaaaaaaaatgtattggaaaatataattttaaatgttttcttaataaatgTGAAAAAACTATAACATGAATCTTCTAAGAACGGAGAAAGTATGTAATAGTTgttgatttttaattattatatatatatattattgcatataaaaacatttattacataaaataatatatatatatatatatatatatataatactcaTACCGCGTAAGCTGCGGATCTTAACCATTGTCAATTGcgacaaacaaaa is part of the Brassica rapa cultivar Chiifu-401-42 chromosome A09, CAAS_Brap_v3.01, whole genome shotgun sequence genome and harbors:
- the LOC103838322 gene encoding uncharacterized protein LOC103838322; this translates as MTSFDMNPDMIIEILSHSPASLVGKCRLLNKECNKRTYDSSFLKLNLQRTNSVSGYFLEFSERLRVHSAFVKDLGNVPRGSDEISLDFLPPGRVSIKACDASHGVLLFVNDLPVKGRQPEYIVCKPTTKQYMILPKPKTRYFTIALGLMVIGSDPFRYKILRLSQLPGNENRRYNFSFTLVCEVFDSDSFAWKRLNNVELPKEDLLVPRAANPVASYGFLHWLTTSNNVFRFCFKTNSWSFFPVPENLASDDSLKLTRYDGKVGVISSRSKEGVDYQDLWVLERSFGDSWVNVKEIKSIGLEPVGFSSNDVVTLADLDGMCSYNMNNGKSQKLQIRAPKFFPSYYWTMSYFPFYSDYERIELNGRSNGLSTLSTRHKT